A part of Paraburkholderia azotifigens genomic DNA contains:
- a CDS encoding ribose-phosphate diphosphokinase, producing the protein MMNTEPMLFAPPASHAYAQRVATALGVTLAEHEWRPYEDGEHEMRPLESVRGRDVYVIHSLYAEPGHTVNDKLCELLFFAGALVDASAARVSIVAPYLCYARKDRRSQARDPVTTRYIAQLFEAVGTSRFATLDVHNVTAYQNAFRIPTEHLEANGLLTQWFASHLHDRALVVVSPDAGGVRRAEDFRARLARLLDKPVEAAFAGKLRAGGIVTGKPVVGDLEGRCAIIVDDLIGSGTTLSLIAGHCLALGATEVHAAATHGLFLANACEKLGNGMLTSVVVTDSIEPWRVPNGALLDRLSVLDSTPLVAQAIAHMHTGGG; encoded by the coding sequence CACGCTGGCCGAGCACGAGTGGCGTCCTTACGAGGACGGTGAACACGAGATGCGTCCGCTCGAAAGCGTCCGTGGACGCGACGTCTATGTGATCCATTCGCTGTATGCCGAGCCCGGTCACACAGTAAACGACAAGCTGTGCGAGCTGCTTTTTTTCGCGGGGGCGCTGGTTGATGCCTCCGCGGCGCGTGTAAGCATTGTCGCGCCCTACCTCTGCTATGCGCGCAAGGACCGCCGGTCGCAGGCGCGTGATCCTGTGACCACACGCTATATTGCGCAGCTTTTCGAAGCCGTCGGTACATCCCGCTTCGCCACGCTCGATGTTCACAATGTGACTGCGTACCAGAACGCTTTTCGAATTCCCACCGAGCATCTCGAGGCGAATGGGCTGCTCACGCAATGGTTTGCATCACACTTGCACGACAGGGCGCTCGTTGTCGTTTCGCCTGATGCAGGCGGTGTCAGACGCGCAGAGGACTTTCGCGCACGGCTTGCCAGGCTGCTTGATAAACCCGTGGAAGCGGCGTTTGCGGGAAAGCTGCGGGCTGGCGGTATCGTCACCGGAAAGCCTGTCGTCGGCGATCTGGAGGGCCGATGCGCCATCATCGTCGACGATCTGATCGGTTCGGGAACCACGCTCTCGCTGATTGCCGGCCACTGTCTTGCGCTGGGGGCTACCGAAGTTCACGCTGCTGCCACGCACGGACTATTCCTCGCCAATGCGTGCGAAAAGCTGGGCAACGGCATGCTGACGAGCGTCGTCGTAACGGATAGCATCGAACCATGGCGCGTGCCGAACGGTGCGCTTCTAGACCGGCTAAGCGTACTGGACAGCACGCCGCTGGTCGCACAAGCTATTGCACACATGCACACAGGCGGTGGGTAA